One part of the Thermogemmata fonticola genome encodes these proteins:
- the galE gene encoding UDP-glucose 4-epimerase GalE has translation MRVLVTGGAGYVGSFTVRHLLAQGHTVTVFDNLSTGHRRAVPAECLVVGDLRDADQIDQLLIVERIEAVVHFAARCQVAESVRDPAGYYVNNLLYGLQLLERCRRNGVKIFVFSSSCAVYGVPQQVPIAEEAPLAPIQAYGRTKLALEYALRDYAAAYGLAAVALRYFNAAGAAPDGSLGEDHEPETHLIPRVLRAALGREAVVEIFGTDYPTADGTCVRDYVHVEDLATAHALALEHAQAGQFLAYNVGLGRGYSVREVIATAEEVTGRSIPVRASPRRPGDPPVLIADNRRIGQEWGWRPRYTDLRQIVATAWEWHRRQGR, from the coding sequence ATGCGTGTTTTGGTGACGGGCGGAGCGGGATACGTGGGCAGTTTCACGGTGCGGCACCTTCTGGCCCAAGGGCATACCGTGACCGTCTTCGACAATCTGAGCACAGGACACCGGCGTGCAGTGCCCGCGGAATGCCTGGTGGTGGGCGATTTGCGCGATGCCGACCAGATTGATCAGTTGCTGATCGTGGAGCGGATCGAGGCGGTGGTGCATTTTGCGGCGCGGTGCCAGGTGGCGGAATCGGTGCGTGATCCGGCGGGGTATTACGTGAACAATCTGCTTTACGGTTTGCAGTTGCTGGAGCGATGCCGCCGCAATGGGGTGAAAATTTTCGTCTTTTCCAGCAGTTGTGCGGTGTATGGGGTGCCGCAGCAGGTGCCGATTGCGGAGGAGGCCCCCTTGGCGCCGATTCAGGCTTACGGCCGCACGAAGCTGGCCCTGGAATATGCTCTGCGGGATTACGCCGCCGCTTACGGTCTGGCCGCAGTGGCTTTACGTTATTTCAACGCGGCGGGCGCGGCCCCGGATGGCAGCCTCGGCGAGGACCACGAACCAGAGACACACCTGATCCCGCGGGTCTTGCGGGCCGCCTTGGGGCGGGAAGCCGTGGTGGAGATTTTCGGCACCGACTATCCCACCGCCGATGGCACCTGCGTGCGGGATTATGTCCATGTGGAGGACCTGGCGACGGCGCACGCCCTGGCCCTTGAGCACGCTCAGGCCGGCCAGTTTCTCGCCTACAATGTCGGCTTGGGCCGAGGCTACAGCGTGCGGGAAGTGATCGCCACCGCCGAGGAAGTGACCGGGCGGTCCATCCCTGTGCGTGCCTCCCCCCGCCGCCCCGGCGATCCTCCGGTCCTGATCGCGGATAACCGGCGCATCGGCCAGGAGTGGGGCTGGCGACCCCGTTATACCGATCTGCGGCAGATTGTGGCCACCGCCTGGGAATGGCATCGCCGGCAAGGCCGTTGA
- a CDS encoding HEAT repeat domain-containing protein, translated as MASSSPRLPVSDDPLPELVEALQSPEAALRLRAARDLGRLGPLACEALEELLRATQDADGRVREAAAAAIGGMGALALRELALLLRHEDKYVRRQAVWALGRLGRGAKAALGALCAALRDSDPRTASGAAQALGNMGEAAAEAVPALTEAMCGTNIVLCRLAAKALSQIGPPALSTLIGHLYHHDPFVRGEAALALGWMGPLAQVAIPHLARLLREADSDTRPLAEAREPMPADPQRTPLQAGDVDAEATTPPQLTAEPAEESLSPEQSCLVHAALSLGRLGQAARTALPILQALAQRGFPALRRAAQQAVQHILSDSAETP; from the coding sequence ATGGCGTCATCATCGCCCAGGTTGCCCGTGAGCGACGATCCCTTGCCGGAACTGGTGGAGGCCTTGCAGTCGCCGGAGGCGGCGCTGCGCCTGCGGGCGGCGCGGGATTTGGGACGTTTGGGGCCGCTGGCGTGCGAGGCGCTGGAGGAGTTGCTCCGGGCGACGCAGGACGCGGATGGGCGAGTCCGGGAAGCGGCGGCGGCGGCCATCGGGGGCATGGGAGCGCTGGCCCTGCGCGAACTGGCCCTGCTCCTGCGGCATGAGGACAAGTATGTGCGGCGGCAGGCGGTGTGGGCGCTGGGGCGGCTGGGCCGTGGCGCTAAGGCGGCCCTGGGGGCCTTGTGTGCCGCCCTCAGGGATAGCGATCCGCGGACAGCCAGCGGGGCGGCTCAAGCCCTGGGCAACATGGGGGAAGCGGCGGCAGAAGCTGTGCCCGCTCTGACCGAGGCGATGTGCGGAACGAACATCGTCCTGTGCCGCCTAGCCGCCAAGGCGCTGAGCCAGATCGGCCCGCCCGCTTTGTCCACTCTCATCGGGCATCTGTATCATCACGATCCGTTTGTGCGGGGGGAAGCGGCCCTGGCGCTGGGATGGATGGGTCCGCTGGCTCAGGTAGCGATCCCGCACCTGGCCCGCCTCCTCCGGGAAGCCGACAGCGATACCCGCCCGCTCGCCGAAGCGAGGGAGCCAATGCCGGCCGACCCCCAGCGCACCCCGCTGCAAGCGGGGGACGTGGATGCCGAGGCCACCACGCCGCCGCAGCTCACCGCGGAACCTGCCGAGGAAAGCCTCTCCCCGGAACAGAGCTGCCTGGTCCATGCGGCGCTCTCCTTGGGACGATTGGGCCAGGCGGCGCGGACCGCTTTGCCCATCCTGCAAGCGCTGGCTCAGCGCGGCTTTCCTGCCTTGCGGCGGGCCGCTCAACAAGCCGTGCAACACATCCTCAGCGACAGCGCCGAGACTCCTTGA